AGAGAGACAAATTGTTGAGACGGATCAAATGCTTGATGAGATGTGTGCAACCTTAGGGGGTAGAGCTGCGGAAAAAGTTATGTTTGATAAAATTTCCACCGGAGCCTTGAATGACCTTGAAAAAGTGACACGTCAAGCCAGGGCAATCGTAAGCATTTATGGTTTGAACGATAAAATTGGAAATATTACCTACTACGATTCAAGTGGTCAGAATGAATACGGGTTTACCAAACCCTACAGCGAACTTACCGCACAGACCATTGATGAGGAAATATCTAAAATAATAGAAAAGCAATACAAGAGAGCCATAAAAATTCTGGAAGACAATAAAAACAAACTTATTGATCTTGCCGAGATTCTTACAGAGAAAGAGGTTATTTTTGAGGGCGACCTGAAAAAGATCTTTGGGGAAAGGCCTTTTTCAAAGGAAATTGAGGCCAATCAAAAAACATCTGAATCAAAAGACAAGGAAAGTCCAGAGGAGGAAATTGCTGAGGAAAATTCAAAATAATCAAAGTGTTTTTGTACATTTGGACAATACAAATTGATTATGAGTTTTTTCAATAAATTTTTTAAAAATATCGTTAAAACTTCTCAGAAAGAGGATATCCAAAAGACAGGCGAAGGAGAGGATGAACTTTCTATCGATGAGCTTTTCGTGAAAAAATTTATCCATAAAGGAGGCAAGTTTTTATATTGTTCAGAAGCAGATGAGGTTGAAAGAAATTTGATGCAGGTTCTTGAAGAAAATCAATGGAACAATGTGATTACTTTCAATGAGGAACTGAGAGAATTGCTTACTAAAATAAAAAGTGCCAAAACCAGTAAAATTATCCCTTCACTACCCTTTATTACTTATTGTGAATGTTTAATTGCCAATGACGGGAGTATCATGTTTTCATCCAGGCAGTTAAAAGATAAAAAACTAAAAGACCTTCCCAATAATTTTATAGTTTACGCAAGAACAAGTCAAATTGTTAAGGATTCAAGAGATGGAATATCCGGAATCAGGAACAGGTCTGAAAAGAATTCACCTACTATTATAAGTTCAATTAAAGATTTTATTGTAAACAAAACTGAGACCGATTTTATGAGTTATGGCAATACTAATTCCAAAACTTTATATTTGTTGCTGCTAGAAGACTTGTAAATTCATGAACAACTTTACCAAACGTATTGTCTTTGGCCTTCTCTACGCAGGTCTTGTATTTGCTTCAACTACGCTGGGAGCTGTTTTTTTCTACAGCCTGTTTTTAGTTTTCATGATGCTCTGTATTTATGAATTTATCAAAATAATTGATTTAAAAAGTATTTATCCCTATTTGCTCGGAGCCACTTCTTTTTTTACAGCGGTCATATCAAACAATAATCTTGTTGTATTTGAAGATGACTCTTCTGAGAAATTGATATTATCAATTTTTATGGCTGCCATATATTTTTCCTTTATTCTGGCCCTGGTTTCTTCAAGGAAGATCGGAATTCAATATCTTGGAAAGAATTTTTTAACCCTGATGTACATCATCATACCATTTTCCTTGCTCATTAAGATTCCTTACCTGAATTTTGAAGGACGATTTGACACCTCGATAATTATTGGAATTTTCATCCTGATCTGGAGTAACGACGTATTTGCCTTTTTGATAGGGAAAAATTTTGGAAAACATAAACTGATCGAAAGAGTGTCGCCAAATAAAACAGTAGAAGGCTTTTTAGGAGGTTTCATTTTTACATTCATTGCAGGTTATGTGGTTGCCAAATATTGCTCGAGCATACAACCTCTTCAATGGTTTACCATTGCCATTTTAGTAAGTACATTTGGCGTTTTAGGAGATTTGATAGAATCCATGTTCAAACGTCAGGCCAAAATAAAAGACAGCAGTAATTTACTTCCGGGCCATGGAGGTTTTCTAGATAGACTCGATAGTGTTATCTTTGCTACACCATTTATTTTTATATATCTATTTCTCACTACCTAATGTTTCATAAAGAAGGTTTCAAGATCATTTTGATAAGCGCCCTCATCGTGGTGGGCGGAATTTTATTAATTGATAATTTCATCACAAACTACTGGATTCAAAAATCATTGATGATTCTTCTCCTGGTTTTCTTTATACTGATCCTTCAGTTTTTTAGAGATCCAAAGAGAAAAACCGTTCTTGATGATAATCACATAATAGCTCCTGCTGACGGGAAAGTTGTAGTAATAGAGGAGGTAGTTGAAAAGGAATACTTTAAGGATAAAAGACGCCAGATATCCATATTCATGTCACCACTGAATGTGCATGTCACACGATATCCGGTTTCGGGCGTTGTCAAATTCAGTAAATACCACCCGGGGAAATATCTGGTTGCCTGGCATCCGAAATCCTCTGAAGAAAATGAAAGAACAACGATCGTTGTTGAAAATAAAGTTTCAGGAGAAATTCTTTA
This DNA window, taken from Lutimonas zeaxanthinifaciens, encodes the following:
- a CDS encoding LUD domain-containing protein, translated to MSFFNKFFKNIVKTSQKEDIQKTGEGEDELSIDELFVKKFIHKGGKFLYCSEADEVERNLMQVLEENQWNNVITFNEELRELLTKIKSAKTSKIIPSLPFITYCECLIANDGSIMFSSRQLKDKKLKDLPNNFIVYARTSQIVKDSRDGISGIRNRSEKNSPTIISSIKDFIVNKTETDFMSYGNTNSKTLYLLLLEDL
- a CDS encoding phosphatidate cytidylyltransferase, whose amino-acid sequence is MNNFTKRIVFGLLYAGLVFASTTLGAVFFYSLFLVFMMLCIYEFIKIIDLKSIYPYLLGATSFFTAVISNNNLVVFEDDSSEKLILSIFMAAIYFSFILALVSSRKIGIQYLGKNFLTLMYIIIPFSLLIKIPYLNFEGRFDTSIIIGIFILIWSNDVFAFLIGKNFGKHKLIERVSPNKTVEGFLGGFIFTFIAGYVVAKYCSSIQPLQWFTIAILVSTFGVLGDLIESMFKRQAKIKDSSNLLPGHGGFLDRLDSVIFATPFIFIYLFLTT
- a CDS encoding phosphatidylserine decarboxylase family protein, which produces MFHKEGFKIILISALIVVGGILLIDNFITNYWIQKSLMILLLVFFILILQFFRDPKRKTVLDDNHIIAPADGKVVVIEEVVEKEYFKDKRRQISIFMSPLNVHVTRYPVSGVVKFSKYHPGKYLVAWHPKSSEENERTTIVVENKVSGEILYRQIAGAMARRIVNYAKKNKQVIQGEDAGFIKFGSRIDIFVPLDMKIEVKLDQKTRGGETILASNNG